In Excalfactoria chinensis isolate bCotChi1 chromosome 3, bCotChi1.hap2, whole genome shotgun sequence, one DNA window encodes the following:
- the PXDN gene encoding peroxidasin homolog isoform X2 yields the protein MAPPGLCLLLLLLSSAGLAPSASAQPPPQRGSVWCPSRCLCFRSTVRCMHLMLESVPAVSPQTTILDLRFNRIKEIQPGEFRRLKNLNTLLLNNNQIKRIPSGAFEDLENLKYLYLHFNQIETLDPESFTHLPKLERLFLHNNRIAHLIPGTFSHLESMKRLRLDSNALHCDCEILWLAELLKTYVESGNAQAAATCEYPRRIQGRSVATITPEELNCERPRITSEPQDVDVTSGNTVYFTCRAEGNPKPEIIWLRNNNELIMKEDSRLNLLDDGTLMIQNTQETDQGIYQCMAKNVAGEVKTQEVTLRYFGSPARPSFVIHPQNTEVLVGESVTLECSATGHPQPQITWTKGDRTPLPSDPRITITPSGGLYIQNVKQEDSGEYTCFATNSIGNIHATAYIIVQALPQFTVTPQDKTVIEGQTVDFPCEAQGYPQPVIAWTKGGGQLSVDRRHLVLSSGTLRISRVALHDQGQYECQAVNIIGSQRIVVYLTVQPRVTPVFASVPSDMTVEVGTNVQIPCSAQGEPEPVITWNKDGVQVTESGKFHVSPEGYLTIRDVGTADEGRYECVARNTIGYSSVSMVLSVNVPNVSRNGDPFVQTSIVEAIATVDRAINSTRTHLFDSRPRSPNDLLALFRYPRDPYTVEQARAGEIFERTLQLIQDHVQDGLMVDLNGTSYHYNDLVSPQYLNLIANLSGCTAHRRVNNCSDMCFHQKYRTHDGTCNNLQHPMWGASLTAFERLLKSVYENGFNLPRGIEPKRLSNGYALPMPRLVSTTLIGTETITPDEQYTHMLMQWGQFLDHDLDLTVAALSEARFSDGQHCSSVCTNDPPCFSIMIPPNDPRVRNGARCMFFVRSSPVCGSGMTSLLMNSVYPREQINQLTSYIDASNVYGSSDHEALEIRDLASQRGLLRQGIVQRSGKPLLPFATGPPTECMRDENESPIPCFLAGDQRSNEQLGLTSIHTLWFREHNRIATELLKLNPHWDGDTIYHETRKIVGAEMQHITFSHWLPKIFGEVGMKMLGEYKGYDPSVNSGITNEFATAAFRFGHTLINPFLYRLDENFEPIPQGHLPLHKAFFSPFRIVNEGGIDPLLRGLFGVAGKMRVPSQLLNTELTERLFSMARTVALDLAAMNIQRGRDHGIPPYHDFRVYCNLSSAQTFEDLKNEIKNPEIREKLSRLYGSPLNIDLFPALMVEDLVPGSRLGPTLMCLLSTQFRRIRDGDRLWYENPGVFTPAQLTQIKQTSLARVLCDNGDNITRVQHDVFKVAEFPYGYSSCEDIPKLDLRMWQDCCEDCRTRGQFNAFSYHFRGRRSLDYSFQEDKPLKKMKMSKTVSSMKQSKYFRNATSASDENANMPIVNDFKEFVLEMQKTISSLRSQIKKLESRLSKTDCTDEKGKSYSSNETWKRDPCTVCECKVGQITCFVESCPPVDCEAPVKAKGDCCPVCVKESINKKKP from the exons GTATCTGCACTTTAATCAAATAGAAACATTGGATCCTGAGTCCTTTACCCATCTTCCAAAACTTGAAAGGCT ATTTTTACATAACAACAGGATAGCTCATTTGATTCCTGGAACATTTAGTCACTTAGAATCTATGAAGAGGCT GCGTTTAGATTCAAATGCTCTTCACTGTGACTGTGAAATCCTttggctggcagagctgctgaagaCATACGTGGAGTCAGGCAATGCTCAGGCAGCCGCTACCTGCGAATACCCACGCAGAATCCAGGGGCGGTCAGTGGCCACGATAACACCAGAGGAACTGAACTGTG AGAGGCCAAGAATTACATCAGAGCCTCAGGATGTGGACGTTACCTCAGGGAATACAGTGTACTTCACTTGCAGAGCTGAAGGCAATCCTAAACCAGAAATTATTTGGCTTCGAAACAA taaTGAGCTCATTATGAAAGAAGATTCTCGTCTAAACTTGTTAGATGATGGCACGTTAATGATTCAAAATACTCAAGAAACTGACCAGGGCATTTACCAGTGCATGGCAAAAAATGTAGCTGGAGAAGTGAAAACTCAGGAAGTTACTCTGAGATATTTCGGATCACCAG CCAGGCCAAGTTTTGTGATTCACCCTCAGAACACAGAGGTTTTAGTTGGAGAAAGTGTCACTTTGGAGTGCAGTGCAACTGGGCACCCTCAGCCACAAATTACATGGACCAAAGGTGACAGAACACCTTTACCCAGTGACCCTCGTATCACGATAACTCCATCAGGAGGACTTTATATACAAAATGTCAAGCAGGAAGACAGTGGCGAGTACACCTGTTTTGCAACTAACAGCATAGGTAACATCCATGCTACTGCATACATCATAGTCCAAG cTCTGCCTCAATTTACTGTCACCCCTCAAGACAAAACAGTGATTGAAGGGCAAACAGTTGACTTCCCTTGTGAAGCACAAGGCTATCCACAGCCTGTTATTGCATGGACTAAAGGAG GAGGCCAGTTGTCTGTTGACAGAAGACATTTAGTCCTATCTTCTGGTACCCTGAGGATTTCCAGAGTTGCCCTGCATGATCAAGGGCAGTATGAATGCCAAGCTGTCAACATTATTGGATCTCAAAGGATTGTTGTATACCTGACTGTACAGCCTAGAG TGACTCCTGTATTTGCCAGTGTTCCTAGTGACATGACAGTAGAAGTTGGCACAAATGTGCAGATCCCATGCAGTGCTCAAGGAGAGCCAGAGCCAGTAATTACATGGAATAAG gatGGAGTACAGGTAACTGAGAGTGGAAAATTTCATGTTAGTCCAGAGGGATATCTTACCATTCGTGATGTTGGAACTGCTGATGAAGGCCGATATGAATGTGTTGCCCGGAATACCATAGGATACTCCTCTGTTAGTATGGTACTTAGCGTTAATG TCCCTAATGTCAGCCGAAATGGAGATCCTTTTGTACAAACATCAATTGTGGAAGCAATTGCAACTGTTGACAGAGCAATAAATTCAACACGTACACATCTGTTTGACAG TCGTCCTCGTTCTCCAAATGATTTGCTAGCCTTATTTCGATACCCAAGGGATCCATACACTGTTGAGCAAGCAAGAGCTGGGGAAATATTTGAAAGAACATTACAGCTTATTCAAGATCACGTACAGGATGGTCTAATGGTTGACCTGAATGGAACAA GTTATCACTATAATGACCTTGTATCCCCACAGTACTTGAATCTGATAGCTAATCTCTCAGGCTGTACAGCTCATCGACGAGTGAACAATTGCTCAGATATGTGCTTTCACCAGAAGTACAGAACACATGATGGAACATGCAACAATCTGCAGCATCCCATGTGGGGCGCTTCTCTGACGGCCTTTGAACGTCTGTTAAAGTCAGTCTATGAAAATGGATTCAATTTGCCTCGGGGAATTGAACCCAAGAGACTCTCTAATGGATATGCACTCCCAATGCCTCGCTTGGTTTCAACTACTCTGATTGGAACTGAAACCATAACCCCAGATGAGCAGTACACTCACATGCTCATGCAGTGGGGTCAGTTTCTTGACCACGACCTTGATCTCACTGTTGCTGCCTTAAGTGAGGCAAGATTTTCGGATGGTCAGCATTGCAGTTCAGTTTGCACAAATGATCCTCCATGCTTTTCAATAATGATACCGCCAAACGATCCCAGAGTCAGAAACGGTGCACGCTGCATGTTTTTCGTACGCTCCAGTCCAGTTTGTGGAAGTGGCATGACATCACTCCTCATGAATTCTGTGTACCCACGAGAACAGATTAACCAACTGACTTCATATATTGACGCATCCAATGTGTATGGCAGTTCAGATCACGAAGCGCTGGAAATCAGAGACTTGGCAAGTCAAAGGGGTCTTCTGAGACAGGGCATTGTACAAAGATCTGGCAAGCCCCTTCTTCCATTTGCTACTGGCCCACCAACAGAATGTATGAGGGATGAAAATGAGAGCCCCATTCCCTGCTTTTTAGCTGGTGATCAGCGTTCTAATGAACAGCTGGGTCTTACCAGTATCCACACATTGTGGTTTAGAGAACACAACAGAATTGCCACAGAACTTCTGAAACTCAATCCACACTGGGATGGTGACACAATATATCATGAAACACGCAAAATTGTTGGTGCAGAAATGCAACACATAACATTTAGCCACTGGCTACCTAAGATCTTTGGAGAGGTAGGCATGAAGATGCTTGGCGAATATAAAGGTTATGATCCCAGTGTTAATTCTGGCATAACTAATGAGTTTGCAACTGCCGCTTTTAGGTTTGGTCACACACTCATTAATCCTTTTCTGTATCGACTGGATGAAAACTTTGAACCTATTCCACAAGGCCATCTACCTCTTCATAAGGCATTCTTCTCTCCATTTCGGATTGTAAATGAAGGAGGCATTGATCCACTTCTAAGGGGATTGTTTGGTGTTGCTGGTAAGATGCGTGTCCCATCACAATTACTCAATACAGAGTTAACAGAGAGACTCTTCTCCATGGCACGTACTGTGGCTTTAGATCTGGCAGCTATGAATATTCAGAGAGGCAGAGATCATGGAATTCCTCCCTACCATGATTTTAGAGTTTACTGTAATCTTTCTTCAGCTCAGACTTTTGAagatctgaaaaatgaaattaagaatCCTGAAATCAGGGAGAAACTTAGCAG attGTATGGCTCCCCCTTGAACATAGATCTATTTCCTGCTTTAATGGTAGAAGATTTAGTTCCAGGAAGCCGGCTGGGACCAACTTTGATGTGTCTGTTAAGCACCCAGTTTAGGCGTATCAGGGATGGAGACAG GTTATGGTATGAGAACCCGGGTGTATTCACACCTGCTCAGCTCACTCAGATCAAGCAGACGTCACTTGCCAGAGTTCTGTGTGACAATGGTGACAACATAACCAGGGTGCAGCATGATGTCTTTAAGGTGGCTGAATTTCCTTATGGATATAGCAGCTGTGAAGATATTCCTAAACTGGATCTCAGAATGTGGCAAGATTGCTGTGAAG ACTGTAGAACTAGAGGACAGTTTAATGCATTTTCATACCACTTTCGGGGAAGACGTTCTCTTGATTACAGCTTTCAGGAGGACAAGCccttgaagaaaatgaaaatgtccaAAACAGTAAG CTCCATGAAACAGAGTAAATATTTTCGTAATGCCACCTCAGCATctgatgaaaatgcaaacatgcCCATAGTGAATGACTTCAAagaatttgttttggaaatgcaAAAAACTATTTCAAGCCTCAGAAGCCAG ataaaaaaaCTTGAATCACGCCTCAGTAAAACTGATTGCACTGATGAAAAGGGTAAATCATATTCCAGCAATGAAACCTGGAAAAGGGACCCATGTACTGTGTGTGAATGCAAA GTTGGTCAGATTACCTGTTTTGTGGAGTCATGCCCACCAGTTGACTGTGAAGCCCCTGTGAAGGCTAAAGGGGATTGCTGTCCAGTCTGTGTCAAAGAAAGTATTAATAAAAAGAAGCCTTAA
- the PXDN gene encoding peroxidasin homolog isoform X1 produces MAPPGLCLLLLLLSSAGLAPSASAQPPPQRGSVWCPSRCLCFRSTVRCMHLMLESVPAVSPQTTILDLRFNRIKEIQPGEFRRLKNLNTLLLNNNQIKRIPSGAFEDLENLKYLYLYKNEIQSIDRQAFKGLASLEQLYLHFNQIETLDPESFTHLPKLERLFLHNNRIAHLIPGTFSHLESMKRLRLDSNALHCDCEILWLAELLKTYVESGNAQAAATCEYPRRIQGRSVATITPEELNCERPRITSEPQDVDVTSGNTVYFTCRAEGNPKPEIIWLRNNNELIMKEDSRLNLLDDGTLMIQNTQETDQGIYQCMAKNVAGEVKTQEVTLRYFGSPARPSFVIHPQNTEVLVGESVTLECSATGHPQPQITWTKGDRTPLPSDPRITITPSGGLYIQNVKQEDSGEYTCFATNSIGNIHATAYIIVQALPQFTVTPQDKTVIEGQTVDFPCEAQGYPQPVIAWTKGGGQLSVDRRHLVLSSGTLRISRVALHDQGQYECQAVNIIGSQRIVVYLTVQPRVTPVFASVPSDMTVEVGTNVQIPCSAQGEPEPVITWNKDGVQVTESGKFHVSPEGYLTIRDVGTADEGRYECVARNTIGYSSVSMVLSVNVPNVSRNGDPFVQTSIVEAIATVDRAINSTRTHLFDSRPRSPNDLLALFRYPRDPYTVEQARAGEIFERTLQLIQDHVQDGLMVDLNGTSYHYNDLVSPQYLNLIANLSGCTAHRRVNNCSDMCFHQKYRTHDGTCNNLQHPMWGASLTAFERLLKSVYENGFNLPRGIEPKRLSNGYALPMPRLVSTTLIGTETITPDEQYTHMLMQWGQFLDHDLDLTVAALSEARFSDGQHCSSVCTNDPPCFSIMIPPNDPRVRNGARCMFFVRSSPVCGSGMTSLLMNSVYPREQINQLTSYIDASNVYGSSDHEALEIRDLASQRGLLRQGIVQRSGKPLLPFATGPPTECMRDENESPIPCFLAGDQRSNEQLGLTSIHTLWFREHNRIATELLKLNPHWDGDTIYHETRKIVGAEMQHITFSHWLPKIFGEVGMKMLGEYKGYDPSVNSGITNEFATAAFRFGHTLINPFLYRLDENFEPIPQGHLPLHKAFFSPFRIVNEGGIDPLLRGLFGVAGKMRVPSQLLNTELTERLFSMARTVALDLAAMNIQRGRDHGIPPYHDFRVYCNLSSAQTFEDLKNEIKNPEIREKLSRLYGSPLNIDLFPALMVEDLVPGSRLGPTLMCLLSTQFRRIRDGDRLWYENPGVFTPAQLTQIKQTSLARVLCDNGDNITRVQHDVFKVAEFPYGYSSCEDIPKLDLRMWQDCCEDCRTRGQFNAFSYHFRGRRSLDYSFQEDKPLKKMKMSKTVSSMKQSKYFRNATSASDENANMPIVNDFKEFVLEMQKTISSLRSQIKKLESRLSKTDCTDEKGKSYSSNETWKRDPCTVCECKVGQITCFVESCPPVDCEAPVKAKGDCCPVCVKESINKKKP; encoded by the exons GTATCTGCACTTTAATCAAATAGAAACATTGGATCCTGAGTCCTTTACCCATCTTCCAAAACTTGAAAGGCT ATTTTTACATAACAACAGGATAGCTCATTTGATTCCTGGAACATTTAGTCACTTAGAATCTATGAAGAGGCT GCGTTTAGATTCAAATGCTCTTCACTGTGACTGTGAAATCCTttggctggcagagctgctgaagaCATACGTGGAGTCAGGCAATGCTCAGGCAGCCGCTACCTGCGAATACCCACGCAGAATCCAGGGGCGGTCAGTGGCCACGATAACACCAGAGGAACTGAACTGTG AGAGGCCAAGAATTACATCAGAGCCTCAGGATGTGGACGTTACCTCAGGGAATACAGTGTACTTCACTTGCAGAGCTGAAGGCAATCCTAAACCAGAAATTATTTGGCTTCGAAACAA taaTGAGCTCATTATGAAAGAAGATTCTCGTCTAAACTTGTTAGATGATGGCACGTTAATGATTCAAAATACTCAAGAAACTGACCAGGGCATTTACCAGTGCATGGCAAAAAATGTAGCTGGAGAAGTGAAAACTCAGGAAGTTACTCTGAGATATTTCGGATCACCAG CCAGGCCAAGTTTTGTGATTCACCCTCAGAACACAGAGGTTTTAGTTGGAGAAAGTGTCACTTTGGAGTGCAGTGCAACTGGGCACCCTCAGCCACAAATTACATGGACCAAAGGTGACAGAACACCTTTACCCAGTGACCCTCGTATCACGATAACTCCATCAGGAGGACTTTATATACAAAATGTCAAGCAGGAAGACAGTGGCGAGTACACCTGTTTTGCAACTAACAGCATAGGTAACATCCATGCTACTGCATACATCATAGTCCAAG cTCTGCCTCAATTTACTGTCACCCCTCAAGACAAAACAGTGATTGAAGGGCAAACAGTTGACTTCCCTTGTGAAGCACAAGGCTATCCACAGCCTGTTATTGCATGGACTAAAGGAG GAGGCCAGTTGTCTGTTGACAGAAGACATTTAGTCCTATCTTCTGGTACCCTGAGGATTTCCAGAGTTGCCCTGCATGATCAAGGGCAGTATGAATGCCAAGCTGTCAACATTATTGGATCTCAAAGGATTGTTGTATACCTGACTGTACAGCCTAGAG TGACTCCTGTATTTGCCAGTGTTCCTAGTGACATGACAGTAGAAGTTGGCACAAATGTGCAGATCCCATGCAGTGCTCAAGGAGAGCCAGAGCCAGTAATTACATGGAATAAG gatGGAGTACAGGTAACTGAGAGTGGAAAATTTCATGTTAGTCCAGAGGGATATCTTACCATTCGTGATGTTGGAACTGCTGATGAAGGCCGATATGAATGTGTTGCCCGGAATACCATAGGATACTCCTCTGTTAGTATGGTACTTAGCGTTAATG TCCCTAATGTCAGCCGAAATGGAGATCCTTTTGTACAAACATCAATTGTGGAAGCAATTGCAACTGTTGACAGAGCAATAAATTCAACACGTACACATCTGTTTGACAG TCGTCCTCGTTCTCCAAATGATTTGCTAGCCTTATTTCGATACCCAAGGGATCCATACACTGTTGAGCAAGCAAGAGCTGGGGAAATATTTGAAAGAACATTACAGCTTATTCAAGATCACGTACAGGATGGTCTAATGGTTGACCTGAATGGAACAA GTTATCACTATAATGACCTTGTATCCCCACAGTACTTGAATCTGATAGCTAATCTCTCAGGCTGTACAGCTCATCGACGAGTGAACAATTGCTCAGATATGTGCTTTCACCAGAAGTACAGAACACATGATGGAACATGCAACAATCTGCAGCATCCCATGTGGGGCGCTTCTCTGACGGCCTTTGAACGTCTGTTAAAGTCAGTCTATGAAAATGGATTCAATTTGCCTCGGGGAATTGAACCCAAGAGACTCTCTAATGGATATGCACTCCCAATGCCTCGCTTGGTTTCAACTACTCTGATTGGAACTGAAACCATAACCCCAGATGAGCAGTACACTCACATGCTCATGCAGTGGGGTCAGTTTCTTGACCACGACCTTGATCTCACTGTTGCTGCCTTAAGTGAGGCAAGATTTTCGGATGGTCAGCATTGCAGTTCAGTTTGCACAAATGATCCTCCATGCTTTTCAATAATGATACCGCCAAACGATCCCAGAGTCAGAAACGGTGCACGCTGCATGTTTTTCGTACGCTCCAGTCCAGTTTGTGGAAGTGGCATGACATCACTCCTCATGAATTCTGTGTACCCACGAGAACAGATTAACCAACTGACTTCATATATTGACGCATCCAATGTGTATGGCAGTTCAGATCACGAAGCGCTGGAAATCAGAGACTTGGCAAGTCAAAGGGGTCTTCTGAGACAGGGCATTGTACAAAGATCTGGCAAGCCCCTTCTTCCATTTGCTACTGGCCCACCAACAGAATGTATGAGGGATGAAAATGAGAGCCCCATTCCCTGCTTTTTAGCTGGTGATCAGCGTTCTAATGAACAGCTGGGTCTTACCAGTATCCACACATTGTGGTTTAGAGAACACAACAGAATTGCCACAGAACTTCTGAAACTCAATCCACACTGGGATGGTGACACAATATATCATGAAACACGCAAAATTGTTGGTGCAGAAATGCAACACATAACATTTAGCCACTGGCTACCTAAGATCTTTGGAGAGGTAGGCATGAAGATGCTTGGCGAATATAAAGGTTATGATCCCAGTGTTAATTCTGGCATAACTAATGAGTTTGCAACTGCCGCTTTTAGGTTTGGTCACACACTCATTAATCCTTTTCTGTATCGACTGGATGAAAACTTTGAACCTATTCCACAAGGCCATCTACCTCTTCATAAGGCATTCTTCTCTCCATTTCGGATTGTAAATGAAGGAGGCATTGATCCACTTCTAAGGGGATTGTTTGGTGTTGCTGGTAAGATGCGTGTCCCATCACAATTACTCAATACAGAGTTAACAGAGAGACTCTTCTCCATGGCACGTACTGTGGCTTTAGATCTGGCAGCTATGAATATTCAGAGAGGCAGAGATCATGGAATTCCTCCCTACCATGATTTTAGAGTTTACTGTAATCTTTCTTCAGCTCAGACTTTTGAagatctgaaaaatgaaattaagaatCCTGAAATCAGGGAGAAACTTAGCAG attGTATGGCTCCCCCTTGAACATAGATCTATTTCCTGCTTTAATGGTAGAAGATTTAGTTCCAGGAAGCCGGCTGGGACCAACTTTGATGTGTCTGTTAAGCACCCAGTTTAGGCGTATCAGGGATGGAGACAG GTTATGGTATGAGAACCCGGGTGTATTCACACCTGCTCAGCTCACTCAGATCAAGCAGACGTCACTTGCCAGAGTTCTGTGTGACAATGGTGACAACATAACCAGGGTGCAGCATGATGTCTTTAAGGTGGCTGAATTTCCTTATGGATATAGCAGCTGTGAAGATATTCCTAAACTGGATCTCAGAATGTGGCAAGATTGCTGTGAAG ACTGTAGAACTAGAGGACAGTTTAATGCATTTTCATACCACTTTCGGGGAAGACGTTCTCTTGATTACAGCTTTCAGGAGGACAAGCccttgaagaaaatgaaaatgtccaAAACAGTAAG CTCCATGAAACAGAGTAAATATTTTCGTAATGCCACCTCAGCATctgatgaaaatgcaaacatgcCCATAGTGAATGACTTCAAagaatttgttttggaaatgcaAAAAACTATTTCAAGCCTCAGAAGCCAG ataaaaaaaCTTGAATCACGCCTCAGTAAAACTGATTGCACTGATGAAAAGGGTAAATCATATTCCAGCAATGAAACCTGGAAAAGGGACCCATGTACTGTGTGTGAATGCAAA GTTGGTCAGATTACCTGTTTTGTGGAGTCATGCCCACCAGTTGACTGTGAAGCCCCTGTGAAGGCTAAAGGGGATTGCTGTCCAGTCTGTGTCAAAGAAAGTATTAATAAAAAGAAGCCTTAA